A genome region from Streptomyces sp. NBC_01296 includes the following:
- the pknB gene encoding Stk1 family PASTA domain-containing Ser/Thr kinase: protein MEEPRRLGGRYELSHVLGRGGMAEVYLAHDTRLGRTVAVKTLRADLARDPSFQARFRREAQSAASLNHPAIVAVYDTGEDYVDNISIPYIVMEYVDGSTLRELLHSGRKLLPERTLEMTIGILQALEYSHRAGIVHRDIKPANVMLTRNGQVKVMDFGIARAMGDSGMTMTQTAAVIGTAQYLSPEQAKGEQVDARSDLYSAGCLLYELLSVRPPFIGDSPVAVAYQHVREEPQPPSNFDPEITPEMDAIVLKALVKDPDYRYQSADEMRADIEACLEGQPVAAAAAMGAPGYGYPDQGHGYGQQGYDQPTTALRAADSGQTSMLPPMPQGDGGYNGSAGYAGQGGYDQGGHGRRQQKKSKASTILLVTAGILVLVGAILIGRSLFSGGADNRPSVPKLIGVTLEQAQKTGDNVGLKVEKEADEACENQPKGAICSQNPAPDTKVDKGSTVKVKVSSGAPNVDVPDVLNVKFEDAEKALKDKGFAVEKKTQESDRTAGTVLDQTPKSGGKAPKGSTVTLTVAKEQSKSDMPDLLGKTREAAVKALNDAKLKLGSVTEVDSPGAPPKTIVQQQYLAGEQLAVGTTVNVQIAKAGQQTQVPQLITKTVAQAKADLASRGLSLQVIAGPTDDKAIVMQTDPPAGTPVEAGRVINVQTVAGPQDGGNNNGGTFFGGLTGGRR from the coding sequence ATGGAAGAGCCGCGTCGCCTCGGCGGCCGGTACGAGCTGAGCCACGTGCTCGGCCGCGGTGGCATGGCCGAGGTCTACCTCGCCCACGACACCCGGCTCGGCCGTACCGTCGCCGTCAAGACCTTGCGCGCCGATCTCGCCCGCGACCCGTCCTTCCAGGCCCGGTTCCGTCGCGAGGCCCAGTCGGCCGCGTCGCTGAACCACCCGGCGATCGTCGCCGTCTACGACACCGGCGAGGACTACGTCGACAACATCTCCATCCCGTACATCGTGATGGAGTACGTCGACGGTTCCACCCTGCGTGAGCTCCTGCACTCCGGCCGCAAGCTGCTGCCCGAGCGCACCCTGGAAATGACCATCGGCATCCTCCAGGCCCTCGAGTACTCGCACCGCGCCGGAATCGTGCACCGCGACATCAAGCCGGCCAACGTCATGCTCACCCGCAACGGCCAGGTCAAGGTCATGGACTTCGGCATCGCCCGTGCCATGGGCGACTCCGGCATGACCATGACGCAGACCGCGGCCGTCATCGGCACCGCCCAGTACCTCTCCCCTGAGCAGGCCAAGGGCGAGCAGGTCGACGCACGCTCCGACCTCTACTCCGCGGGCTGCCTGCTGTACGAACTCCTCAGCGTCCGGCCGCCGTTCATCGGCGACTCCCCGGTCGCCGTCGCGTACCAGCACGTACGGGAGGAACCCCAGCCGCCGTCGAACTTCGACCCCGAGATCACGCCCGAGATGGACGCGATCGTGTTGAAGGCGCTGGTCAAGGACCCCGACTACCGCTACCAGTCCGCCGACGAGATGCGCGCCGACATCGAGGCCTGCCTCGAGGGCCAGCCCGTTGCCGCGGCGGCCGCCATGGGCGCCCCCGGCTACGGCTACCCCGACCAGGGCCACGGCTACGGACAGCAGGGCTACGACCAGCCCACCACCGCCCTGCGCGCCGCCGACTCCGGCCAGACCTCCATGCTCCCGCCGATGCCCCAGGGCGACGGCGGATACAACGGCTCCGCCGGGTACGCCGGCCAGGGCGGCTACGACCAGGGCGGCCACGGCCGCCGCCAGCAGAAGAAGAGCAAGGCCTCGACGATCCTGCTGGTCACGGCCGGCATCCTCGTCCTGGTCGGCGCCATCCTCATCGGCCGCTCCCTCTTCAGCGGCGGCGCCGACAACCGGCCCAGCGTGCCGAAGCTCATCGGCGTGACCCTCGAGCAGGCGCAGAAGACCGGCGACAACGTCGGCCTCAAGGTCGAGAAGGAAGCCGACGAGGCCTGCGAGAACCAGCCCAAGGGCGCGATCTGTTCGCAGAACCCGGCGCCCGACACCAAGGTCGACAAGGGCTCCACGGTCAAGGTCAAGGTCTCCTCGGGCGCACCGAACGTCGACGTGCCCGACGTCCTCAACGTGAAGTTCGAGGACGCCGAGAAGGCGCTCAAGGACAAGGGTTTCGCGGTCGAGAAGAAGACCCAGGAGTCCGACCGGACCGCCGGCACCGTCCTGGACCAGACCCCGAAGAGCGGCGGCAAGGCCCCGAAGGGCTCGACCGTCACGCTGACGGTCGCCAAGGAGCAGTCGAAGTCCGACATGCCTGACCTCCTCGGGAAGACCAGGGAGGCAGCGGTCAAGGCTCTGAACGACGCCAAGCTCAAGCTGGGCAGCGTGACGGAGGTCGACTCGCCCGGTGCCCCGCCGAAGACGATCGTCCAGCAGCAGTACCTGGCGGGCGAGCAGCTCGCCGTGGGGACGACCGTCAATGTGCAGATCGCCAAGGCGGGCCAGCAGACCCAGGTCCCGCAGCTGATCACCAAGACCGTCGCCCAGGCCAAGGCGGACCTCGCGAGCCGGGGCCTGAGCCTCCAGGTCATCGCGGGTCCGACGGACGACAAGGCGATCGTCATGCAGACCGATCCGCCGGCGGGCACGCCCGTCGAGGCGGGCCGGGTGATCAACGTCCAGACGGTGGCCGGCCCGCAGGACGGCGGCAACAACAACGGCGGGACGTTCTTCGGCGGCCTGACGGGCGGCCGGCGCTAG
- a CDS encoding class E sortase, with protein sequence MSRAAPPPQQSRSVLAGFLSLLGEFLITVGLVLGLFVAYSLWWTNVLADRQASARGDDVRRQWQSAPGANAPAAPGALDTMDGIGFLHVPAMKNGEVLVKRGTAPDVLNDGVAGYYTDPVKAALPWEPSGNFSLAAHRDGHGAKFHNIDKVKDGDAVVFETRDTWYVYKVFAELRQTSKYNVDVISAVPKESGRTAPGRFITLTTCTPVYTSKFRYIVWGELVRTQKVDAQRTLPAELR encoded by the coding sequence GTGTCACGTGCCGCACCGCCGCCCCAGCAGAGCCGCAGTGTGCTCGCCGGGTTCCTGAGCCTGCTGGGCGAGTTCCTGATCACCGTGGGCCTGGTCCTGGGCCTGTTCGTCGCGTACTCGCTGTGGTGGACGAACGTCCTCGCGGACCGGCAGGCCTCGGCGCGCGGAGACGACGTCCGCCGGCAGTGGCAGAGCGCCCCGGGGGCGAACGCGCCCGCGGCGCCGGGGGCGCTGGACACCATGGACGGCATCGGCTTCCTGCACGTGCCGGCGATGAAGAACGGCGAGGTCCTGGTCAAGCGGGGCACGGCGCCGGACGTCCTCAACGACGGCGTGGCCGGGTACTACACCGACCCGGTGAAGGCGGCCCTGCCGTGGGAGCCGTCGGGGAACTTCTCGCTGGCGGCGCACCGGGACGGGCACGGGGCGAAGTTCCACAACATCGACAAGGTGAAGGACGGCGACGCGGTCGTCTTCGAGACGCGGGACACCTGGTACGTGTACAAGGTCTTCGCGGAGCTGCGGCAGACCTCGAAGTACAACGTGGACGTGATCTCGGCGGTCCCGAAGGAGTCGGGGCGGACGGCTCCCGGCCGTTTCATCACGCTGACCACCTGCACGCCGGTGTACACGTCGAAGTTCCGGTACATCGTCTGGGGCGAGCTGGTGCGCACGCAGAAGGTGGACGCGCAGCGCACGCTCCCGGCGGAGCTGCGCTGA
- a CDS encoding class E sortase, with protein sequence MTAVAPSAPTQGRAARRRAAQEAAKRSRRRGGGRRRRRPESGGPAVVASRLAGELFITLGVVMLLFVAYQLWYTNVLAERTANGAAGSLRQTWERDPGGAAAPLVSAFEPGQGFAILYIPKLDVKVPVAEGISKPKVLDKGMVGHYGDGALKTAMPADQQGNFALAGHRNTHGEPFRYINRLVPGDPVVVETRDAYYTYEITSSLAQTPPTNVSVIKPVPEGSGFTSPGRYITLTTCTPEFTSTYRMIVWGRMTGERPRSQGAPPALTSP encoded by the coding sequence GTGACCGCGGTCGCGCCGTCCGCGCCCACGCAGGGCCGGGCCGCGCGGCGCAGGGCAGCTCAGGAGGCCGCGAAGCGCTCGCGGAGGCGGGGAGGCGGGCGGCGGCGCAGGCGGCCCGAGTCGGGCGGCCCGGCGGTCGTCGCGAGCCGGCTCGCCGGGGAGCTGTTCATCACGCTGGGCGTGGTGATGCTGCTGTTCGTCGCCTACCAGCTCTGGTACACGAACGTGCTGGCGGAGCGGACGGCGAACGGGGCGGCGGGTTCGCTGCGGCAGACCTGGGAGCGGGACCCGGGCGGGGCCGCCGCGCCGCTCGTCTCGGCGTTCGAGCCGGGGCAGGGGTTCGCGATCCTCTACATCCCGAAGCTGGACGTGAAGGTGCCCGTGGCGGAGGGGATCAGCAAGCCGAAGGTGCTCGACAAGGGGATGGTCGGGCACTACGGGGACGGCGCGCTGAAGACGGCGATGCCGGCCGACCAGCAGGGCAATTTCGCGCTGGCGGGCCACCGCAACACCCATGGCGAACCGTTCCGCTACATCAACCGGCTGGTGCCGGGCGACCCCGTCGTGGTCGAGACGCGGGACGCGTACTACACGTACGAGATCACCTCGTCGCTGGCGCAGACGCCGCCGACGAACGTGTCGGTGATCAAACCGGTGCCGGAGGGGTCGGGTTTCACCTCCCCGGGCCGGTACATCACGCTGACGACCTGCACCCCGGAGTTCACGAGCACCTACCGGATGATCGTATGGGGCAGGATGACCGGTGAACGCCCCCGCAGCCAGGGTGCTCCGCCCGCGCTGACCAGCCCGTAA
- a CDS encoding aminodeoxychorismate/anthranilate synthase component II, whose amino-acid sequence MSARILVVDNYDSFVFNLVQYLYQLGAECEVLRNDEVELAHAQDGFDGVLLSPGPGTPEQAGVCIDMVRHCADTGVPVFGVCLGMQSMAVAYGGVVDRAPELLHGKTSPVVHGGLGVFEGLPSPFTATRYHSLAAEPGTLPDVLEVTARTEDGIIMGLRHREHDVEGVQFHPESVLTEWGHRMLANWLVRCGDAGAVERSVGLAPVVGKAVA is encoded by the coding sequence GTGAGCGCGCGCATTCTGGTTGTCGACAACTACGACAGCTTTGTCTTCAACCTGGTCCAGTACCTGTACCAGCTCGGCGCCGAGTGCGAGGTGCTGCGCAACGACGAGGTCGAACTCGCCCACGCGCAGGACGGCTTCGACGGCGTGCTGCTGTCGCCCGGACCGGGAACGCCGGAGCAGGCGGGCGTCTGCATCGACATGGTCCGCCACTGCGCCGACACCGGGGTCCCGGTCTTCGGCGTGTGCCTGGGCATGCAGTCCATGGCCGTCGCGTACGGCGGCGTCGTGGACCGGGCGCCCGAGCTGCTGCACGGGAAGACCTCGCCGGTGGTGCACGGGGGCCTCGGCGTCTTCGAGGGGCTGCCTTCGCCGTTCACGGCGACCCGCTACCACTCGCTCGCGGCCGAGCCGGGGACCCTGCCGGACGTGCTGGAGGTCACCGCGCGTACCGAGGACGGGATCATCATGGGGCTGCGGCACCGGGAGCACGACGTCGAGGGCGTGCAGTTCCACCCCGAGTCGGTGCTGACCGAGTGGGGCCACCGGATGCTCGCGAACTGGCTGGTGCGCTGCGGGGACGCGGGGGCCGTCGAGCGCTCGGTGGGGCTGGCCCCGGTGGTGGGCAAGGCCGTCGCGTGA
- a CDS encoding class E sortase, with protein MPLPRPARRDAVLRLVVRTFSEVCLTAGTLIVLFVAYVLLWTGVKADRAMDGEMARMRDRWASAAAPAPAPAAPVPSAPSASPAAPQPAPSPPAQDGPAYPPGRAFAEMYIPRFGPDWNKPVLEGTGTELLKKGLGHYAGTASLGAAGNFSVAGHRRTYGDPFKDFPELRPGDAVILKDATAWYTYTVRSEPLRTLPTDVGVVDPVPRRSPFTGPGRYLTLTTCDPEWGHSHRLVVWAELTQTRTVAQGRPEGLPS; from the coding sequence ATGCCTCTTCCGCGACCAGCACGCCGTGACGCCGTCCTGCGCCTGGTGGTGCGGACCTTCAGCGAGGTGTGCCTGACGGCGGGCACGCTGATCGTGCTCTTCGTCGCGTACGTCCTGCTGTGGACCGGGGTCAAGGCCGACCGGGCCATGGACGGGGAGATGGCGCGGATGCGCGACCGCTGGGCCTCGGCCGCCGCCCCCGCACCCGCCCCGGCCGCCCCCGTCCCGTCCGCCCCGTCCGCGAGCCCGGCCGCCCCGCAGCCCGCACCCTCCCCGCCGGCGCAGGACGGGCCCGCGTACCCCCCGGGCCGGGCCTTCGCCGAGATGTACATCCCGCGCTTCGGCCCGGACTGGAACAAGCCGGTCCTCGAGGGCACCGGTACGGAGCTGCTGAAGAAGGGCCTCGGCCACTACGCGGGCACGGCCAGCCTCGGCGCCGCCGGGAACTTCTCGGTGGCGGGCCACCGGCGGACCTACGGCGACCCCTTCAAGGACTTCCCCGAGCTGCGCCCCGGCGACGCCGTGATCCTCAAGGACGCGACGGCCTGGTACACGTACACGGTCCGCAGCGAGCCGCTGCGCACACTGCCCACCGACGTCGGGGTGGTCGACCCGGTGCCGCGCAGGTCGCCGTTCACGGGCCCGGGCCGGTACCTGACGCTGACGACCTGCGATCCGGAATGGGGCCACAGCCACCGGCTGGTCGTGTGGGCCGAGCTGACGCAGACCCGGACGGTCGCCCAGGGCCGCCCGGAGGGTTTGCCGAGCTGA
- a CDS encoding DUF881 domain-containing protein — MSNSDDSSVGPRRRAKPVRLLTAAVFALAGLIFVTSFNTSKGTNIRTDASLLKLSDLIHERSQNNALLEQSTAAVRSRVDALAERDDGSTKAEDAKLAALRVASGTEPLSGKGLTVTLNDAPPNATARIPNVPEPQPNDLVIHQQDLQAVVNALWQGGAQGIQVMDQRLISTSAVRCVGNTLILQGRVYSPPYKVSAVGDPAALRKALAASPALQNYQLYVTAYGLGWKVDEHKELTLPGYSGTVDLHYAKPLDASSATSTP, encoded by the coding sequence TTGAGCAATTCCGACGACTCCTCCGTGGGTCCCCGTCGCCGGGCCAAACCGGTCCGGCTGCTGACCGCCGCCGTTTTCGCCCTGGCCGGCCTCATCTTCGTCACCAGCTTCAACACGTCCAAGGGTACGAACATCCGGACGGACGCCTCGCTCCTCAAGCTCTCGGACCTGATCCACGAGCGCAGCCAGAACAATGCGCTGCTCGAGCAGAGCACCGCGGCCGTCCGCAGCCGGGTGGACGCGCTCGCAGAGCGTGACGACGGCAGCACCAAGGCCGAGGACGCGAAACTGGCCGCCCTGCGTGTCGCCTCCGGCACCGAGCCGCTGTCCGGCAAGGGCCTCACGGTCACCCTGAACGACGCCCCGCCGAACGCCACGGCTCGCATCCCCAACGTGCCCGAGCCGCAGCCCAACGACCTGGTGATCCACCAGCAGGACCTCCAGGCCGTGGTGAACGCCCTGTGGCAGGGCGGCGCCCAGGGCATCCAGGTCATGGACCAGCGGCTGATCTCCACCAGCGCGGTGCGCTGCGTGGGCAACACGCTGATCCTCCAGGGCCGCGTCTACTCGCCCCCGTACAAGGTGTCGGCGGTCGGCGACCCGGCCGCGCTGCGCAAGGCGCTCGCCGCCTCCCCGGCCCTGCAGAACTACCAGCTGTACGTGACGGCGTACGGGCTCGGGTGGAAAGTGGACGAGCACAAGGAGCTGACACTCCCCGGGTACTCCGGCACAGTGGACCTCCACTATGCGAAGCCGCTGGATGCCTCTTCCGCGACCAGCACGCCGTGA
- the crgA gene encoding cell division protein CrgA: MPKSRIRKKDDYTPPPAKQAQTIRLTNRSWVAPVMLAFFLIGLAWIVVFYVTETQLPIEALGNWNIVVGFGFIAAGFGVSTQWK; encoded by the coding sequence GTGCCGAAGTCACGTATCCGCAAGAAGGACGACTACACGCCGCCGCCGGCGAAGCAGGCGCAGACCATCAGGCTGACCAACCGCAGCTGGGTCGCCCCGGTCATGCTGGCGTTCTTCCTGATCGGTCTCGCGTGGATCGTCGTCTTCTACGTGACCGAGACCCAGCTGCCGATCGAGGCACTGGGCAACTGGAACATCGTGGTCGGTTTCGGCTTCATCGCGGCGGGGTTCGGCGTCTCCACTCAGTGGAAGTAG
- a CDS encoding rhomboid family intramembrane serine protease, with protein MDTDRLPGCYRHPDRDTGIRCTRCERPICPECMISASVGFQCPECVRDGSGTGHGPAANAPRTVAGGVVAADPHLVTKILIGINVAVFLVGQLAPAVVVQLELLGRYVEYFGGPVEGVSTGQYHRLLTSVFLHVEWWHIAGNMLALWVIGGPLEAALGRARYLAVFLLSGLGASALVYLLTAPNTPTLGASGAIFGLLGATVVLVRRLRYEMRPVITMVVLMLVLTFVPFGGSLSVSWQAHIGGLVTGLLVGLGMVGPAAGRKRTLVQWGTCAAAFLLAAAVVLIRTAELT; from the coding sequence ATGGACACCGACCGTCTGCCGGGCTGCTACCGCCACCCGGACCGCGACACGGGGATCCGCTGCACGCGCTGCGAGCGGCCCATCTGCCCCGAGTGCATGATCAGCGCCTCGGTCGGCTTCCAGTGCCCCGAATGCGTCCGTGACGGCTCCGGCACCGGCCACGGCCCGGCAGCGAACGCGCCGCGCACCGTGGCGGGCGGGGTGGTGGCCGCCGATCCCCACCTCGTCACCAAGATCCTCATCGGGATCAACGTCGCGGTGTTCCTGGTGGGGCAGCTCGCGCCGGCGGTCGTCGTCCAGCTGGAGCTGCTCGGGCGGTACGTCGAGTACTTCGGCGGTCCTGTCGAGGGCGTCTCCACCGGCCAGTACCACCGGCTGCTGACCTCGGTGTTCCTGCACGTGGAGTGGTGGCACATCGCGGGCAACATGCTGGCCCTGTGGGTGATCGGCGGCCCGCTGGAAGCGGCCCTGGGCCGGGCCCGCTACCTCGCCGTCTTCCTGTTGTCGGGCCTGGGCGCAAGCGCCCTCGTCTATCTGCTGACCGCTCCGAACACACCGACCCTCGGCGCCTCCGGCGCCATCTTCGGCCTGCTCGGCGCCACCGTCGTCCTGGTGCGCCGGCTGCGCTACGAGATGCGGCCGGTGATCACCATGGTCGTGCTCATGCTGGTGCTGACCTTCGTGCCCTTCGGCGGCAGCCTGTCCGTGTCCTGGCAGGCCCACATCGGCGGCCTGGTGACCGGCCTGCTGGTCGGTCTGGGCATGGTGGGACCGGCCGCCGGCAGGAAGCGCACGCTCGTCCAGTGGGGGACCTGCGCGGCGGCATTCCTGCTGGCAGCGGCGGTGGTCCTGATCCGTACGGCCGAACTCACCTGA
- a CDS encoding peptidylprolyl isomerase yields MAEKLYATLKTNHGDIEIELLANFAPKTVKNFVELATGAREWTRPTDGQKTTDPLYDGTVFHRVISGFMIQGGDPLGNGTGGPGYRFADEFHPDLAFTKPYLLAMANAGPGTNGSQFFITVAPTAWLTRKHTIFGEVTGKASQKVVDDIAGLRTNPRTERPLDDVIIQSVVVEKR; encoded by the coding sequence GTGGCCGAGAAGCTCTACGCCACCCTGAAGACCAACCACGGCGACATCGAGATCGAGCTGCTGGCGAACTTCGCCCCGAAGACGGTCAAGAACTTCGTGGAGCTGGCCACGGGCGCCCGCGAATGGACCCGTCCCACCGACGGCCAGAAGACCACCGATCCGCTGTACGACGGCACTGTCTTCCACCGCGTCATCAGCGGTTTCATGATCCAGGGCGGCGACCCGCTCGGCAACGGCACCGGCGGCCCGGGCTACCGGTTCGCCGACGAGTTCCACCCCGACCTGGCCTTCACCAAGCCGTACCTGCTCGCCATGGCCAACGCCGGCCCGGGCACCAACGGGTCCCAGTTCTTCATCACCGTCGCCCCCACCGCCTGGCTGACCCGCAAGCACACCATCTTCGGCGAGGTCACCGGCAAGGCCAGCCAGAAGGTCGTCGACGACATCGCCGGCCTGCGGACGAACCCGCGCACCGAGCGCCCCCTCGACGACGTGATCATCCAGTCCGTCGTCGTCGAGAAGCGCTGA
- a CDS encoding DUF5324 family protein — translation MTRKDSVHLAAESARDTVKHAAEVVAPYAATAREAAVHYATEANERLAPKVSYATAEAARQARTAYDCHLHPRMKAARAHVPPNVDRAATMAVHHTRRAARQAADYTQPRLESALAAAQPVAEEAASRSTAALAALRGQVSAKEVQKLVRRNERRACTGRALKWVAVIGAVAAGAYMAWRWWDQQSNPDWLVEPPAATELSREREQASFDDELAAKERESGSGPADENPM, via the coding sequence GTGACCCGCAAGGACAGCGTGCACCTGGCCGCCGAAAGCGCCAGGGACACGGTCAAGCACGCAGCGGAAGTGGTGGCGCCGTACGCAGCAACCGCCAGGGAAGCCGCCGTGCACTACGCGACCGAGGCGAACGAGCGGCTGGCACCGAAGGTGTCGTACGCGACCGCCGAGGCGGCACGGCAGGCCCGTACGGCGTACGACTGCCATCTGCATCCGCGGATGAAGGCGGCGCGCGCGCACGTGCCGCCGAACGTCGACCGGGCGGCGACCATGGCGGTGCACCACACGCGCCGGGCGGCGCGCCAGGCGGCCGACTACACGCAGCCGAGGCTCGAGAGCGCGCTGGCGGCGGCCCAGCCGGTGGCCGAAGAGGCCGCGTCACGGTCGACGGCGGCCCTGGCGGCGCTGCGCGGCCAGGTGTCGGCCAAGGAAGTGCAGAAGCTGGTCAGGCGCAACGAGCGGCGGGCCTGCACCGGCCGGGCGCTGAAGTGGGTGGCGGTGATCGGCGCCGTGGCCGCCGGCGCGTACATGGCGTGGCGGTGGTGGGACCAGCAGTCGAACCCGGACTGGCTCGTCGAGCCGCCGGCGGCCACGGAGCTGTCCCGGGAGCGCGAACAGGCCAGCTTCGACGACGAGCTGGCGGCGAAGGAGCGCGAGAGCGGGTCCGGCCCGGCGGACGAGAACCCGATGTAG
- a CDS encoding LysM peptidoglycan-binding domain-containing protein has protein sequence MGLFDFLKSDKKKHEAAEKAAAASSADYASKYSDGVSATKAAAERMAAAAPPKAAPVPPKPAAAPHSPYTPTPASAAHKAVPAAPASGPAPTAAQLMYTVRAGDSLSSIARRELGNEARWRELYAMNRGVIGSNPELLRPGQVLTLPR, from the coding sequence ATGGGACTCTTCGACTTCCTCAAGTCCGACAAGAAGAAACACGAGGCCGCCGAGAAGGCAGCGGCGGCCTCGTCCGCCGACTACGCGTCGAAGTACAGCGACGGCGTCTCGGCCACCAAGGCCGCCGCCGAGCGGATGGCCGCCGCGGCTCCGCCGAAGGCCGCACCGGTTCCGCCGAAGCCCGCCGCGGCGCCCCACTCGCCGTACACCCCGACCCCGGCGTCCGCCGCCCACAAGGCGGTTCCCGCGGCCCCGGCCTCGGGGCCCGCGCCGACCGCCGCGCAGCTCATGTACACCGTGCGGGCCGGCGACTCGCTCTCCTCGATCGCCCGCCGGGAGCTGGGCAACGAGGCCCGCTGGCGCGAGCTGTACGCCATGAACAGGGGCGTCATCGGCTCCAACCCCGAACTGCTCCGCCCGGGGCAGGTGCTCACCCTCCCCCGCTAG
- a CDS encoding GNAT family N-acetyltransferase, with amino-acid sequence MPELTFPSPRLHASWLAAREEWGPDAHMDGAGLGSDDDVDSAEGFAAWTERLRLYGDRTVPVEQGRVHATYWWIAEGDTYLGAIDLRHYLNGFLLDAGGHIGYGVRPSARRRGLAGWALRAVLHEARIMGMDRVLLTCDPDNTGSVRTIERGGGVLEDVRETLIGPKRRYWIDL; translated from the coding sequence ATGCCCGAGCTCACCTTCCCCTCCCCCCGGCTGCACGCCTCCTGGCTCGCCGCCCGCGAGGAATGGGGTCCCGACGCCCACATGGACGGAGCCGGCCTCGGCTCCGACGACGACGTCGACAGCGCCGAGGGCTTCGCCGCCTGGACCGAGCGACTGCGCCTGTACGGGGACCGCACGGTCCCGGTCGAGCAGGGCCGCGTCCACGCCACGTACTGGTGGATCGCCGAGGGCGACACCTATCTGGGCGCCATCGACCTGCGCCACTACCTGAACGGGTTCCTCCTCGACGCCGGCGGCCACATCGGCTACGGCGTGCGGCCCTCCGCCCGCCGCCGCGGCCTGGCCGGCTGGGCCCTGCGCGCGGTCCTGCACGAGGCCCGGATCATGGGAATGGACCGGGTCCTGCTGACGTGCGACCCGGACAACACGGGGTCCGTGCGCACGATCGAGCGCGGCGGCGGCGTCCTCGAGGACGTCCGCGAGACGCTCATCGGCCCCAAGCGCCGCTACTGGATCGACCTCTAG
- a CDS encoding helix-turn-helix domain-containing protein — protein MDAVQQEATARARELQRSWYGEPLGALFRRLIDDLGLNQARLAAVLGLSAPMLSQLMSGQRAKIGNPAVVQRVQALQDLAGQVADGSVSAAEATDRMDEIKKTQGGSVLSNSGQTTTGSGAPTVKRVVREIQSLLRSVSAAGDIIDAAESLAPSHPELAEFLRVYGAGRTADAVAHYESHQN, from the coding sequence GTGGACGCTGTACAGCAAGAGGCCACGGCCAGAGCCCGGGAACTCCAGCGCAGTTGGTACGGGGAGCCGCTCGGCGCCCTCTTCCGCCGGCTCATAGATGACCTCGGCTTGAACCAGGCCCGCCTCGCTGCCGTCCTCGGCCTGTCCGCGCCCATGCTCTCCCAGCTGATGAGCGGCCAGCGGGCCAAGATCGGGAACCCGGCCGTGGTCCAGCGCGTCCAGGCGCTCCAGGACCTCGCCGGCCAGGTGGCGGACGGAAGCGTGAGCGCGGCCGAGGCCACCGACCGGATGGACGAGATCAAGAAGACCCAGGGAGGCTCCGTCCTCAGCAACAGCGGCCAGACCACCACCGGTTCCGGCGCGCCGACCGTCAAGCGCGTCGTCCGGGAGATCCAGTCGCTGCTGCGCTCGGTCTCCGCGGCCGGCGACATCATCGACGCGGCCGAGTCCCTCGCCCCCAGCCATCCGGAACTGGCAGAGTTCCTCCGGGTCTACGGCGCGGGCCGCACCGCGGACGCGGTCGCCCACTACGAGTCGCACCAGAACTGA